In Acidisarcina polymorpha, the DNA window GTCGAGACCCTCTTCTTCAGCCTGGCGCTTGACCTGTTGCGAGCCGGGAACGACCATCGCGCGAATCTTCGTGGCGATGTGGTGGCCCCTTACCACGGCGGCTGCGGCGCGCAAATCTTCGATCCGGCCGTTGGTGCAGGAGCCGATGAAGACCGTATCGATCGTTATTTCTTCCATGTGCATGCCGGGCTTCAGGTCCATGTACTCGTATGCGCTGGCGAAGCTCTTACGGTCGCCGTCGGACTTCGCATCTTCGAGCGAGGGCACCTTTCCGTCAATCGTCGCGTGCATGCCGGGAGACGTGCCCCAGGTTACGGCAGGTACGAGTGTTGAAGCGTCAACGTGGAGTTCGCGGTCGAAGATGGCACCTTCGTCGGTGGGCAGCGTCTTCCAGTGGGCGACGGCTTGTTCCCATGCTTCGCCTTGTGGCGAGAAGCGGCGACTTTTTAGATATTCGAAGGTCGTCTCGTCGGGAGCGATCATGCCGGCGCGCGCACCTGCCTCGATGCTCATATTACAGATGGTCATGCGACCTTCCATGCTGAGCGCGCGGATGGAGCAGCCCGCGTACTCGATCACGTGGCCCGTAGCGCCGTCGGTGCCGATCTTGCCGATGATATCGAGGATAATGTCCTTGGCTGTGACGCCGAAGGGCAGGTCCCCCTCGACGTTGATACGGAAGGTCTTGGGTTTGGTCAGCGGCAGCGTCTGCGTTGCCATTACATGCTCGACCTCAGACGTGCCAATGCCGAAGGCCAGTGCGCCAAAAGCGCCGTGTGTTGAGGTGTGCGAGTCGCCGCAGACGATTGTTATGCCGGGCTTGGTGGCACCGAGCTCGGGTCCTATCATGTGGACGATCCCCTGCGACGCATCCTGCACGTCAAAGAATTCAATGCCGAAGTCAGTGCAGTTCTTACGGAGCGTCTGCACCTGCTTCGACGCGATCTGGTCGATGATGTGGAGCCGGTCCTCGACACTGGTGGTGGGTACATTGTGATCCACCGTGGCGATGTGCCGCTCTGGGTGACGCAACTTACGGCCAGCCAGGCGTAGTCCTTCAAATGCCTGTGGCGACGTCACTTCATGCACTAGTTGCAGGTCGATATAGAGGAGTGGCGGCTCGCCTACCGGTTCGACGACTAGGTGTTGTTGCCAGATTTTTTCAAACAGTGTTCTTGGTTCGCTCATCTTCCCTCATTGTGAGTAGTGCAGTGGTAGCGCGGAGGCCGCCGAATTCAGATTTGACCGGACTTATCTTCGCTGAAGCAAGTACTACGTCGCGCTTCACGCTCCGACAGCAGTCGGAATAATATGGTCGGGGCTGTTGGCTGAAGCGCAAAAGGGTACGCTACAAGGCCGACAAGCTCGCTGCCAAGTTTGCCTTGACGAGGTCGACGAGGAGTCTTCCCATCAACTGCGTGTCGACGGCATGTTGACCGTCCACGTTGCGGCTTAAAATGTCAGGGGTGCGGTACCCAGCTTCGAGCACCTGAACGACAGCGTCTTCGATGCCCTTTGCTTCGGTCTCCAGACCGCCAGAAATGCGCAGCATCATCGCTGCGGTAAGGATGGTGCCGATGGGATTGGCCTTGCCCTGGCCGGCGATATCCGGCGCGGAGCCGTGTATGGGCTCATAAAGGTTGACCTTGCCCCCGACCGTGGCTGAGGGCAGCATGCCGAGTGAGCCGGTGATGACCCCGCTCTCGTCGGAAAGGATGTCACCGAAGAGGTTTTCGGTAAGGATCACATCGAAATCGCGTGGACGCGTCATGAGGTGGATGGCCATCGAGTCGACAAGCTGATGCTCGACCGTGACGTTCGGATACTCGTTCGCGACCTGATCGACGACGAAACGCCACATCTGCGAGCACTCGAGTACGTTGGCCTTATCTACGCTGGTGAGCTTTTTCTTCGGGCGCTTGGCTGCAATATCGAAGGCAATCCTTGCAACTCGCTCGACCTCATCCTGCGTGTAGACCATGGTGTTGTGAGCGCGGCGGAGTTGCTTGTCCCACAAGCGTGGTTCGCCGAAGTAGAGGCCACCGAGAAGTTCACGCACAAACATTATGTCGGCGCCTTCGGTTATCTCGTGGCGTAACGGGCTGTTGTTGGCGAGTGCCTTGTAGGCGATCGCAGGACGCAGATTGGCGAATCCGCCGAGTTCAGCGCGAATCTTGAGCAGGCCGGCTTCGGGGCGCTCGCTGGGGGCTAGCTTGTTGAACTTGTTATCACCTACCGCGCCAAGCAGTGCGGCATCGCAGGTGAGTGTTTTCTGCAGGGTCTCGTTGGGTAGGGGCGTGCCGTGCGCGTCGATGCCCGCGCCGCCGATGAGCAATGGCATGTACTCGAAGGTGTGTCCGCCGACCTCCCCAACGGCATCAAGGACGTTGACCGCCTCTTGGATGACCTCCGGGCCAATGCCGTCACCTGCTAGTAGTGCAATTCTAAGGTGCATTGATTATCCTTCAGGCGCTTAGGTGCGTGAGATTCCCTGGGTTTTTTGCGTTGCAAAATGGACGCGTCTGAAGCTTCATTGCATCTACTTCATACCTTGGTCATCCCAAACGATTCTCAAAGTTAGATGCGCGTAAAGAGTAGTGTCACCGCTCGATTCTGCCAAAATGCATGCTGCATCGGTCACAAGTGAATACATGGGTCAGTCCCACTCAGAACAAAACAAAATGCGCTCACTACTCGGCGAGTAGTCAACTTGAATGACTCGCGTCAGGAAAGAGCCGGCCGCTTTGAGCCGACACCGCGCGTGTCTACTACCACCCGGAGTGCCGATTGGGACAACATCAGCGCAATAAGTGACAAGTGCTTGCGATGAAGCCATCGATAGCTTTTCTCTCGTCGTCAAACAATTTCGTAGTCCAGAAGTATTTTGATATTTGCTTTTCCCGATTCATGCACCGGTGGCACTAAATACTCTAGCCATACCTAAACCGGAACCTGAGCGGGCCACTTCGATTCAAAGAAGTTCATCGCCTCATCCTAGGGAGAGAATCGCCGCAATGGTAATTGGAAGTAGTTGTAAGTTTTTTTCCTGTCCATTCTTGATCACGGGTTTTTTCTTATCGATCTCGATCCCGGCTACGAGATTTGTTGAAGCACAGCGCGTGGCTGATCCGGTCCGCGCCGGCGAGCCTACAGCGACCACACCGGAAAAGCTCGATCTCGGTATGTACTCGCGCATTCGCGACGAGGAGTTCAATCACTCGCATGTCATGGAGTATGCAGGCGGCCTCTCGGATGACATCGGCCCGCGTCTTTCAGGCTCGCCTGCGATGATGCGTGCGGATGATTGGGCACGCAGTCAGCTCACGACTATGGGCTGCAAGAATGTACGGCATGAAAGCTGGGGCGAGTTCGGCATGGCATGGACACAGATAAACACGTCCCTGGCGCTGGTCAAGCCCGCGAACAGCGTTTTCGTAGCGCAAGCGACTCCGTGGTCGCCCTCGACAAACGGCACGGTAAACGCGGAGGTGGTCCATCTGACCGAGCTGACGTCGGAAAATGACCTGGCACGTTGGAAGGGCATGCTCAAAGGCAGAATCGTGCTCTATGAACAAGCACCCTTC includes these proteins:
- the leuC gene encoding 3-isopropylmalate dehydratase large subunit; its protein translation is MSEPRTLFEKIWQQHLVVEPVGEPPLLYIDLQLVHEVTSPQAFEGLRLAGRKLRHPERHIATVDHNVPTTSVEDRLHIIDQIASKQVQTLRKNCTDFGIEFFDVQDASQGIVHMIGPELGATKPGITIVCGDSHTSTHGAFGALAFGIGTSEVEHVMATQTLPLTKPKTFRINVEGDLPFGVTAKDIILDIIGKIGTDGATGHVIEYAGCSIRALSMEGRMTICNMSIEAGARAGMIAPDETTFEYLKSRRFSPQGEAWEQAVAHWKTLPTDEGAIFDRELHVDASTLVPAVTWGTSPGMHATIDGKVPSLEDAKSDGDRKSFASAYEYMDLKPGMHMEEITIDTVFIGSCTNGRIEDLRAAAAVVRGHHIATKIRAMVVPGSQQVKRQAEEEGLDIVFKNAGFEWREPGCSMCLGMNPDILQPGERCASTSNRNFEGRQGRGGRTHLVSPEMAAAAAITGHFTDIRKWKSAEGVLRQ
- the leuB gene encoding 3-isopropylmalate dehydrogenase, which translates into the protein MHLRIALLAGDGIGPEVIQEAVNVLDAVGEVGGHTFEYMPLLIGGAGIDAHGTPLPNETLQKTLTCDAALLGAVGDNKFNKLAPSERPEAGLLKIRAELGGFANLRPAIAYKALANNSPLRHEITEGADIMFVRELLGGLYFGEPRLWDKQLRRAHNTMVYTQDEVERVARIAFDIAAKRPKKKLTSVDKANVLECSQMWRFVVDQVANEYPNVTVEHQLVDSMAIHLMTRPRDFDVILTENLFGDILSDESGVITGSLGMLPSATVGGKVNLYEPIHGSAPDIAGQGKANPIGTILTAAMMLRISGGLETEAKGIEDAVVQVLEAGYRTPDILSRNVDGQHAVDTQLMGRLLVDLVKANLAASLSAL